One Microcoleus sp. AS-A8 DNA window includes the following coding sequences:
- a CDS encoding tetratricopeptide repeat protein, which translates to MKYQRFIEQLANFYDNWGKDSVYPKSNQFEPIIKQVKGITSANVMQLLNFAVGCLEAKEVYCEVGCFQGASLIGALLEHPERMAYAVDTFSHFNSLEDSFDKLIENIYNFDLEEQVIFCNQEVEDFFFEFKSSKIEEKIGLYFYNGAQDYRSRLMGLLLVKPFLASQSIIVLSQCHWEACYQASLDFIASHPQSRLVLDFSKDQSNTSIGWNGLQVISWDVNANHTMDWSSFQEFRKPALISSISQLHINSRQKVVDSWYREAIELYFSGKPEKAEQKYKQILSCDMSQAEAWYNLGKIYYQTQRYQDALESLLRALELDSSKAIWHYDLGVVLEKIGALPQAIRAYQESLVIDPQWISAYNSLGNIWFESGELEQAESMYRQVLSACPDHCAGYINLGNILMAKHHVEEAIEAYEKALSLKPRDPDILHNLGVAFEAKNDQAEAYSYFGYSFYRQGNYKQAINYYQKFLETKTGDVAFYVALADCYKALNHYTEAINIYREAIRLYPKAGWLYLNLGLGFQDFGDTEKSIAVLTEALQELPDNLTLQIYQQLMLPIIYENPEEIEIYRQRFTQGLSALVQQTRLDTPEEINNALMGISSRTNFYLQYQGKNDLNLQRQYGEFVHRVMAANYPSWSKSLPLLPINEGEKIRVGYISNNFKNQTVGKLMFGWVKHHNQQDFEVHCYYTGRKVDQMTRKFQLYSHAFHHLPDDLDAVCQKIVADQLHILVFPDIGMDTNTNQIAGLRLAAIQCVSWGHPITTGLPTIDYYISSDLMEPNNAQEHYSERLVCLPNIGICYEKPNLPEVTKSRSDFQLRDDTTVYLSCQSLFKYLPQYDYIFPAIAQQVPQAQFAFLSHHLSLPITEKFRKRLKQAFARFSLNSDDYCVIVPRQDWVGYASLNLVSDIYLDTLSWSGGNTTLEAIACNLPIVTCPGEFMRGRHSYGILRQLGVTETIAKTEAEYIDIAVRLGLDSTWRESLVQRMIEHHGNLYDDKTCVEALEAFYRRVVQEVQSATTAIENKIVGQ; encoded by the coding sequence ATGAAATATCAAAGATTTATCGAGCAACTTGCCAACTTTTATGATAACTGGGGTAAAGATTCAGTATATCCAAAATCGAATCAATTTGAACCTATAATAAAGCAAGTTAAGGGGATTACTTCAGCTAACGTAATGCAGTTACTTAACTTCGCAGTGGGGTGCCTGGAAGCCAAGGAAGTCTACTGTGAAGTAGGCTGCTTTCAGGGAGCCAGTTTAATTGGAGCTTTGCTCGAACATCCAGAGCGCATGGCTTATGCTGTTGATACTTTTTCGCATTTTAATTCCTTGGAAGATAGCTTTGATAAATTAATAGAGAATATATATAATTTTGATCTAGAAGAGCAAGTTATATTTTGCAATCAGGAAGTTGAAGACTTCTTTTTTGAATTTAAGTCCAGCAAGATTGAAGAGAAAATTGGATTGTATTTTTATAATGGGGCACAAGATTACCGCTCCCGTTTAATGGGGCTTCTTTTAGTTAAGCCCTTCCTGGCAAGCCAATCTATTATTGTTTTAAGTCAGTGTCATTGGGAAGCCTGTTATCAGGCAAGTCTGGACTTTATAGCCTCTCATCCTCAAAGCCGATTAGTGCTGGATTTCTCAAAAGATCAAAGTAATACTTCTATAGGTTGGAATGGTTTGCAAGTGATTAGCTGGGATGTCAATGCCAATCATACAATGGATTGGTCAAGCTTTCAGGAATTCCGAAAGCCCGCTTTGATTAGTTCCATTTCTCAACTTCATATTAATTCCCGCCAAAAGGTAGTAGATAGCTGGTATAGAGAAGCGATCGAACTGTACTTTTCAGGAAAGCCTGAAAAAGCCGAACAGAAATATAAACAAATATTAAGCTGTGATATGAGCCAAGCAGAGGCTTGGTACAACCTTGGTAAGATCTATTACCAAACTCAACGCTATCAAGATGCTTTGGAGTCTTTACTCAGGGCTTTAGAGCTAGATTCATCAAAAGCAATCTGGCACTATGATCTAGGCGTGGTACTGGAAAAAATTGGTGCTCTTCCCCAAGCGATTCGAGCGTATCAAGAATCGCTCGTGATCGATCCACAATGGATTTCTGCTTATAACAGCTTAGGAAATATTTGGTTTGAATCTGGAGAGTTAGAGCAGGCAGAATCCATGTACCGTCAAGTCCTTTCAGCCTGTCCCGATCATTGCGCTGGCTATATTAACCTAGGGAACATCTTGATGGCTAAACATCACGTTGAGGAAGCCATAGAAGCTTATGAAAAAGCGCTTTCCTTAAAACCTCGTGACCCTGATATCCTTCATAACTTGGGGGTAGCATTTGAGGCAAAAAATGACCAAGCTGAGGCATACAGCTACTTTGGATATTCTTTTTATCGTCAAGGAAACTACAAACAAGCGATTAATTATTATCAAAAATTTCTAGAGACTAAAACAGGAGACGTGGCTTTTTATGTAGCTCTTGCGGATTGTTATAAAGCTCTTAATCACTATACAGAAGCAATAAATATTTACCGAGAAGCAATTAGGCTGTATCCCAAAGCAGGCTGGCTTTACTTAAACTTAGGACTGGGTTTTCAAGATTTTGGGGATACGGAAAAATCAATCGCTGTTTTAACAGAAGCATTACAAGAGTTACCTGATAATTTAACTTTGCAGATTTATCAGCAGTTAATGCTTCCGATTATTTATGAAAATCCTGAAGAAATTGAGATTTACAGACAACGATTCACTCAAGGTCTATCAGCCCTAGTGCAGCAGACAAGATTAGATACCCCAGAAGAGATAAACAATGCTTTAATGGGCATCAGTTCTAGAACAAATTTTTACTTACAGTATCAAGGGAAAAATGATTTAAATCTACAAAGGCAATATGGAGAATTTGTTCATCGAGTTATGGCGGCTAACTATCCAAGTTGGTCAAAATCGCTGCCGTTGTTACCCATCAATGAAGGAGAGAAGATTCGCGTTGGTTATATATCCAATAACTTTAAAAATCAGACAGTCGGTAAGTTGATGTTTGGCTGGGTTAAACATCATAACCAACAGGATTTTGAAGTTCATTGTTACTACACGGGACGTAAAGTCGATCAAATGACTCGAAAATTTCAACTTTACAGCCATGCTTTCCATCATTTACCCGATGATTTGGACGCTGTCTGTCAAAAAATAGTAGCTGATCAATTGCATATACTGGTTTTCCCCGATATCGGGATGGATACCAATACCAATCAAATCGCTGGATTACGTCTCGCTGCTATTCAATGTGTCTCCTGGGGACATCCGATAACTACGGGTTTACCCACAATTGATTACTACATATCCAGTGATTTGATGGAGCCAAATAATGCACAAGAACATTATTCCGAAAGGTTGGTTTGTTTGCCCAACATCGGAATTTGTTATGAAAAACCAAATCTTCCTGAAGTAACCAAATCACGTTCAGACTTTCAGTTGCGAGATGATACAACTGTGTATTTATCTTGCCAATCTCTGTTTAAATATCTACCGCAATATGATTATATTTTTCCAGCGATCGCGCAACAGGTTCCTCAAGCTCAATTTGCCTTCCTTTCTCATCACTTGAGTTTGCCGATTACGGAAAAATTTAGGAAACGTCTCAAGCAGGCATTTGCTCGTTTTAGCCTGAACAGTGATGACTACTGCGTCATAGTACCGCGCCAAGATTGGGTTGGGTATGCCAGTCTGAACTTAGTTTCAGATATTTATTTAGATACATTAAGTTGGTCGGGTGGTAATACGACATTGGAAGCGATCGCATGTAATTTGCCCATTGTTACTTGTCCCGGTGAGTTTATGCGGGGCCGTCATTCTTACGGTATTTTAAGACAGTTAGGAGTAACAGAAACGATTGCTAAAACTGAAGCGGAGTATATAGATATTGCGGTCAGGTTAGGTCTTGATTCTACGTGGCGAGAGAGTCTCGTCCAGCGAATGATAGAACACCACGGTAATCTATATGACGATAAAACTTGTGTAGAAGCGCTTGAAGCATTTTACCGTCGCGTAGTTCAGGAAGTTCAGTCAGCTACTACAGCTATAGAAAATAAAATTGTTGGTCAATAA
- a CDS encoding ABC transporter permease has translation MTQTRLRLPQFLKFSERPSLSMQLMAIGLVITVFFVTVAILAPTFQTWGWLQNPIESLSNPIHEPPGAKHWFGTTNQGYDVFSRTLFASQAALRVVLLATTLSLIIGVPLGLVSGYLGGKLDRVLLFFMDTIYTLPGLLLSVTLAFVVGRGILNAAIALSISYIPQYYRVVRNHTASVKNELFIEAAQAMGASTNRVLSRYLFLNVIQSVPVLFTLNAADAILILGGLGFLGLGLPEQTPEWGQDLRLALSALPTGIWWTALFPGLAMTLMVVGLSLLGEGLSEFINPRWQR, from the coding sequence ATGACTCAGACTCGACTACGGTTACCCCAATTTTTGAAATTTTCTGAACGTCCCAGCCTCTCAATGCAGCTAATGGCGATAGGGCTAGTAATCACAGTTTTCTTCGTAACCGTCGCTATTCTCGCTCCCACCTTTCAGACGTGGGGATGGCTGCAAAATCCTATAGAATCACTAAGTAACCCAATTCATGAGCCTCCAGGTGCAAAGCACTGGTTCGGGACGACTAACCAGGGTTATGATGTCTTCTCTCGTACTTTGTTTGCTTCTCAAGCTGCCTTACGAGTCGTATTGCTGGCGACAACCCTGAGTCTGATTATCGGTGTCCCCTTGGGTTTGGTCAGTGGTTATCTGGGTGGCAAATTAGATCGGGTGTTGCTGTTTTTTATGGATACCATCTATACACTACCGGGACTGCTATTATCAGTAACGCTAGCTTTTGTGGTTGGACGGGGGATATTAAATGCTGCGATCGCACTCAGCATCTCGTACATCCCCCAGTACTATCGAGTAGTTCGCAACCACACGGCTAGCGTTAAAAATGAACTCTTCATCGAAGCAGCTCAAGCTATGGGCGCTTCCACAAACCGAGTGTTGTCTCGCTACTTATTTCTCAACGTGATTCAGAGTGTACCTGTATTATTTACCCTCAACGCAGCAGATGCCATCTTAATTTTAGGTGGCTTGGGATTTTTGGGACTGGGACTGCCAGAACAGACGCCAGAATGGGGCCAAGATTTACGTCTAGCACTCAGCGCCCTCCCCACTGGAATTTGGTGGACAGCCCTTTTCCCGGGTTTAGCCATGACCTTAATGGTGGTGGGATTGTCACTTTTAGGAGAGGGTTTGAGCGAGTTCATCAATCCTCGGTGGCAGCGATAG
- a CDS encoding glycosyltransferase family 4 protein, translating into MRIAFIDPITWEYNIASAYQMPMGGSESALCYLAEALAKQGHQVFLLNNTSVPGKSRGVICLPLNTVPQQILQSLDAVIVLKVAGQGTHIKPLIAENTRLILWTQHAHDQPSVQTLQNPVERDIYDGIALVSDWQRDRFHENFGINLTRIGVLRNAIAPSFCGLFSDSIPILTHKSKPPILAYTSTPFRGLDILLDVFPRIRSAVPGTRLKVFSSMKVYQVAEAEDESEYGSLYRRCQETAGVEYIGSLPQPELARELQSVMVFAYPNTFAETSCIAVMEAMASGCSIVTSDLGALPETTAGFARLIPLEDDWEFYKDCFVEETVQLLRQCTATDTTDIETHLRQQVEYVNCEYSWFVRAQQWVQWLSNIGAKSAIAASVGPLDSTLIKSADLALLAYQCLIYGEYPQAATFYEQAIESYPTVMSNYWYLGLTLLLQNQEEDAQATWMLAMINGESEQVDLWKAELVQVLKAEAKRLEDVADEHIVERIQHYIQEITTDSLSI; encoded by the coding sequence ATGCGAATTGCTTTTATAGACCCGATTACATGGGAATACAACATTGCCAGTGCTTACCAGATGCCGATGGGAGGTTCTGAGTCAGCCCTTTGTTACCTGGCTGAGGCACTTGCTAAACAGGGACATCAAGTATTTTTACTCAATAACACCTCAGTACCTGGCAAGTCCCGTGGAGTGATTTGCCTACCCTTAAATACTGTGCCTCAGCAAATACTACAGTCCCTTGATGCTGTGATTGTGCTAAAAGTGGCAGGACAGGGAACGCACATCAAACCTCTCATTGCAGAGAATACTCGTCTGATTCTCTGGACACAACACGCTCACGATCAGCCATCTGTGCAGACTTTGCAAAACCCCGTTGAGCGAGATATCTATGACGGCATTGCTCTAGTCAGCGATTGGCAGCGCGATCGCTTCCATGAGAACTTTGGCATTAACCTAACTCGTATTGGGGTTTTGCGTAATGCGATCGCACCGTCTTTTTGTGGACTGTTCTCCGATAGCATTCCCATCCTCACACACAAGTCCAAGCCACCCATCCTTGCCTACACCAGTACACCCTTTCGGGGACTAGATATCCTACTAGACGTTTTTCCCAGAATTCGCAGCGCCGTACCGGGAACGAGACTCAAGGTATTTTCTAGTATGAAGGTCTATCAGGTTGCTGAAGCTGAAGATGAGTCTGAGTATGGTTCACTCTATCGTCGATGCCAGGAAACAGCAGGAGTGGAATACATAGGTTCTCTACCACAACCTGAGTTAGCTCGCGAACTTCAGTCAGTTATGGTATTCGCCTACCCCAACACCTTTGCCGAAACCTCCTGTATTGCAGTGATGGAGGCGATGGCCAGTGGTTGCTCAATTGTTACTAGTGACTTAGGCGCATTGCCGGAAACCACAGCTGGATTTGCCCGTTTAATACCCCTTGAAGATGACTGGGAATTCTACAAAGACTGTTTTGTTGAAGAGACTGTGCAGCTTCTTAGACAATGTACCGCTACAGACACAACAGATATCGAAACACATCTGAGGCAACAGGTGGAGTATGTTAATTGTGAATACAGTTGGTTCGTTCGCGCTCAGCAGTGGGTTCAGTGGTTGAGTAATATTGGGGCAAAAAGTGCGATCGCCGCATCTGTGGGGCCCCTAGACTCAACTCTAATTAAGTCAGCCGACTTGGCGTTACTAGCCTACCAATGCCTGATTTATGGAGAATATCCTCAAGCGGCGACCTTCTATGAGCAGGCGATTGAGAGTTACCCTACAGTCATGTCTAACTACTGGTATCTTGGCTTGACACTCCTTTTACAAAATCAAGAAGAGGATGCCCAAGCCACTTGGATGTTAGCAATGATCAATGGTGAGTCAGAGCAAGTCGATTTGTGGAAAGCTGAATTGGTGCAAGTGTTAAAAGCAGAAGCAAAGCGCTTAGAAGACGTTGCAGATGAGCATATTGTTGAGCGAATTCAACACTATATTCAAGAAATTACAACCGATTCCCTTTCAATTTAG
- a CDS encoding glycosyltransferase, which translates to MNKIPKSLPKLSLCMIVKNEQQNLSRCLDSVKPYVDEIIIIDTGSQDGTPEIALHYGANLKFFEWCDDFAGARNYSISQATGNWILVLDADEELVVTKDELRGQLTSQPEFLAYSLIRTEVHDQEGMTPLYTLRLFRNLPELRYVNRFHEQLQYQNQPIQPHLIGHLESPRIVHYGYAEQQVLQKNLTRNIPILESIRKKEGLSLMLLYCLAGMYNATQQPEQAQECYVEAFERLLPNLIEGNPPEDFKFVPSLLFTLAGQSLQQKDYETARLLCQRGLEWCANFPPINYITGFTLIELGFPLGAITYFKTCIQLGQEGNYYTGEPFELGFTTTEPACGLGAAYLAMNRWQEAEDSFELALSFDPNCNVAQQNLNQIKRLLVERSSF; encoded by the coding sequence ATGAATAAAATTCCAAAATCTCTCCCTAAATTGTCTCTCTGTATGATTGTCAAAAATGAACAACAAAATTTATCTCGTTGTTTAGATAGCGTTAAACCTTACGTTGACGAAATTATTATCATCGATACAGGTTCTCAGGATGGTACACCTGAGATCGCGCTTCACTATGGAGCAAATCTGAAGTTTTTCGAGTGGTGCGATGATTTTGCAGGGGCTCGGAATTATTCAATTTCCCAAGCCACTGGTAATTGGATTTTAGTACTTGATGCAGATGAGGAGCTAGTTGTAACCAAAGATGAGTTAAGAGGACAGCTAACTTCTCAGCCTGAATTTTTAGCCTATTCCTTAATCCGAACTGAAGTCCATGATCAAGAGGGGATGACCCCTTTATATACCCTTAGATTATTCCGCAATCTTCCAGAACTTAGATATGTCAATCGGTTTCATGAGCAACTACAGTATCAGAATCAACCGATTCAGCCGCACTTAATCGGACACCTAGAAAGCCCTAGGATTGTGCACTACGGTTATGCAGAGCAACAGGTACTACAGAAAAATCTCACCCGTAACATTCCCATCTTAGAATCTATCCGAAAGAAAGAAGGTCTGAGTTTAATGCTTCTGTACTGCCTTGCGGGAATGTATAACGCGACTCAGCAACCAGAGCAAGCTCAAGAATGCTATGTAGAAGCGTTTGAGCGACTCCTACCCAATTTAATCGAAGGAAATCCCCCTGAGGACTTCAAGTTTGTTCCCTCTCTTCTTTTTACCTTAGCAGGGCAATCTTTACAGCAGAAGGATTATGAAACGGCCAGATTGCTCTGTCAACGGGGTCTTGAATGGTGCGCCAATTTCCCACCCATAAACTATATTACTGGTTTTACTTTAATAGAATTAGGATTTCCGCTGGGAGCGATAACGTACTTCAAAACCTGTATTCAATTAGGCCAAGAGGGCAATTATTATACGGGAGAACCTTTTGAGTTGGGTTTCACGACAACGGAGCCAGCTTGTGGTTTAGGGGCAGCTTACTTAGCTATGAACCGCTGGCAGGAAGCAGAAGACTCCTTTGAACTTGCACTATCTTTCGATCCCAACTGCAACGTGGCTCAACAAAATTTGAACCAAATTAAACGACTCCTAGTAGAGCGCTCATCCTTTTAA
- a CDS encoding class I SAM-dependent methyltransferase: MHNRRQIKKHHWIPYSPMQQVMASIASESSLVVEIGPGHIPFALATEFVDWQTSPSLAGKTIHCLDINNDPLPYEDKCVDFIYCRHTLEDLYNPFWLCKEMSRVAKAGYIETPSPVAETCRGVDAGSPPWRGYIHHRYLVWSDEDVLTFLPKYPVIEHLHFGDEEDNMVEILNSGPLYWNTYFIWNNSLEIKLIQHDKDFTIQTDYLDILAEAMQKSVENNLNLALHYNFILSNKA, encoded by the coding sequence ATGCACAATAGACGCCAAATAAAAAAGCATCATTGGATACCTTACTCACCCATGCAGCAAGTGATGGCTTCCATTGCATCCGAAAGCTCGTTGGTAGTGGAAATTGGCCCTGGACACATTCCTTTTGCCTTGGCAACTGAATTTGTAGATTGGCAGACTTCACCAAGCTTGGCTGGCAAGACTATTCATTGCCTGGATATCAACAACGATCCGCTACCCTATGAGGACAAATGTGTAGATTTTATCTATTGTCGGCATACTCTTGAAGATTTATACAATCCATTCTGGCTGTGCAAAGAGATGTCACGAGTTGCCAAGGCTGGGTATATTGAGACTCCCTCACCCGTTGCCGAAACTTGTCGCGGTGTGGATGCTGGTTCACCTCCTTGGCGGGGCTACATTCATCATCGGTATCTTGTTTGGAGTGATGAAGACGTATTAACCTTTCTTCCCAAATATCCAGTGATCGAGCATCTTCACTTCGGCGATGAAGAAGATAATATGGTGGAAATTCTCAATTCCGGTCCCCTTTATTGGAACACCTATTTTATTTGGAATAATTCTCTTGAGATCAAGTTAATTCAACACGATAAAGATTTTACGATACAGACAGATTATTTAGATATATTGGCTGAAGCTATGCAAAAGTCAGTTGAAAATAATTTAAATTTAGCATTACATTACAATTTTATTCTATCAAATAAAGCCTAA